Proteins encoded together in one Phycisphaerae bacterium window:
- a CDS encoding DUF21 domain-containing protein: MTTWVVVIVGIVLGLSLSAFFSGSETGLYSVSRVRLHVAARQGNRLARVTERLLADEPGSIASILIGNNIANYLLTSAVAILFTDCIGLTKWQSEVYTIAVLTPIVFVLGEVVPKNIFHVYADGLMLRVGWLLAGFCAACRWTGLVSLFRVFSTVVSRLVGGSNPILVARAKPKRRIAALISDAVVSDESGAEHSGLVKRVVELSETPVHTVMVPQNRVISISARADRRELIRLVRRHGFSKLPVHDTGRRHIIGQISVDRLLRGHDWKSVGDKVIPVATVRPHATLAESMTTLQQARRELAIVTDRGGRLLGIVTMADLLEWLVGGAEKSA, encoded by the coding sequence ATGACAACCTGGGTCGTCGTCATCGTCGGGATCGTTCTGGGGCTTTCCCTCTCCGCTTTTTTTTCCGGTTCGGAGACCGGGCTCTACAGCGTCAGTCGCGTCCGCCTGCACGTTGCCGCGCGACAGGGCAACCGGCTGGCGAGAGTAACCGAGCGGCTTTTGGCCGACGAGCCCGGTTCCATCGCGTCCATCCTGATTGGCAACAACATTGCGAATTATCTGCTCACGTCCGCCGTCGCGATTCTCTTCACGGACTGCATCGGGCTGACCAAGTGGCAGTCCGAGGTGTACACGATCGCCGTCCTCACGCCCATTGTCTTCGTTCTTGGCGAGGTCGTTCCCAAGAACATCTTCCACGTCTACGCCGACGGACTGATGCTCCGCGTGGGCTGGCTGCTCGCGGGATTTTGCGCCGCATGCCGCTGGACCGGGCTGGTCTCTCTGTTTCGAGTGTTTTCCACGGTGGTGAGCCGACTCGTTGGCGGATCAAATCCCATTCTCGTCGCTCGCGCCAAGCCCAAGCGGCGCATCGCAGCGCTGATCTCCGACGCGGTAGTGAGCGACGAATCCGGTGCCGAGCACTCGGGATTGGTCAAGCGCGTCGTCGAGCTGTCGGAAACGCCCGTACACACCGTCATGGTGCCGCAGAATCGCGTCATATCCATTTCGGCGCGGGCCGATCGACGCGAACTGATCCGCCTCGTGCGACGTCACGGATTCAGCAAACTCCCCGTGCACGACACCGGCCGACGACACATCATCGGACAGATTTCCGTCGACCGGCTCCTCCGCGGGCACGACTGGAAGTCCGTTGGCGATAAGGTCATTCCCGTGGCCACGGTTCGCCCGCATGCCACGCTGGCCGAATCCATGACCACGCTCCAGCAGGCTCGGCGTGAACTGGCCATTGTGACGGACAGGGGCGGTCGATTGCTGGGCATCGTCACCATGGCCGATCTGTTGGAATGGCTTGTGGGCGGCGCCGAGAAGAGTGCATGA